A single region of the Hylaeus volcanicus isolate JK05 chromosome 5, UHH_iyHylVolc1.0_haploid, whole genome shotgun sequence genome encodes:
- the LOC128876152 gene encoding ras guanine nucleotide exchange factor P isoform X1, translated as MGKPRIDPLSLLKCLSVLLGPSGGIKSKEEVHRLANLMTKFSKKLVSKCIYIQILKTTNTDLLSQFMGAGGWNLIHMWLTDGILAKNWALIQELLELLLLCPVDIERLKSNNCPKLIKGLSKEGSHQGVRVLASRLVEQWLKIVKGEAAPNSVPAQIMTIQVQGTGGLGQNLVSQSAQQQQQFSIHCGIQQVTDGVENETVHVQDLQFTPNSTSTIAVPHIQQQQQQPQELQQQQQVQPLQLQVVSKPQQMQLQQQLSSQQSKKPAFVVVSTSSQSPVPVYKITIREGKQILTKVETDAANINSVLNTNSTNIEINGDVVNDVSPVKHNVEEAESKELSDCVVSGQDCKADVAQSEKVDQVSSEVKQTVIDSTDSTDVDVVKNKENKDSKDTKDNVSSESSKSSNKENRDSSKKDEKKSSSSDKKSHHSSSSSSKSSSKHTSSSTSHRSSSTSYKSSSHRSSSSSSSSKSSSNRDKSSKDKDKHHSSNSSSKHGSSKPKSDKEKEKEKQKKDQAEKDKATLEKVQGQALSSKLGKIPKKKLEEEKSGDAAVRKSSTDSRDSSKENKTDGKKVVALPEKKNISISIESRKNSQDSTMRPKTVKTFNSKFRSTGLEEEVKPPPPRSGKKPNPIIDKKVIPQKLPALKRPSPLREAIPSTDKRAKLSLDTPTTPPGEEKKGGIKLIPPKPKPMVLQESDMFMDALTASTKSKEPRKRKRRTSITKDGPTEAKKQETANSDNRDVTPPPTSPLSADEKSPVVVKPNFKFYQDTLETDEDKEQKEKENSDEDVKKEKDETGDDHKENRVFKSDIDEDTGSNTPTPDDDMEEKTSDSPEDSSSVSDSTKKDVSSYPEIRYVDGLRSVLLLQKRKGPKKVLKWKTDLESVRYFELDETERVNVTKTFTDMKQMEKQNEREAFQMARKLSNEDLMEERTRWKPLIPIDLPPALVESGKDSREKDVQYAREKGILQALYFNRSMIPDSAAEPDEERHHVYSDPKIIPLDDLTGNKESEKDFTSMAWPEPKPQLQPQTPPVTSFHYPSFPHNQQPVMTPMGPQPTMGPMPQLSQQMMGPTHMGPLGPEMGASIPAGGGGWRTGDGKVVVPDGIGMNPMGNMPNAFPPGMEGGPMVPPGMMGPPPMYNQQEGYGMMGPEDMGFNNMNPNNFQGPPGPMYGPGPNFQGPRGGGPMHGRGRGVPGPGWYRGGGGPPGRGGWRGGGGGWRGSGKQPPVCRQFSKNGYCRVGDKCQYLHPGVNCPPF; from the exons ATGGGGAAG CCACGCATAGATCCATTATCATTATTGAAGTGTCTTAGTGTTTTGTTGGGGCCAAGTGGAGGTATTAAGAGTAAAGAAGAAGTTCATCGGTTAGCTAATTTAATGACAAAGTTCTCGAAGAAACTTGTATCAAAATGCatttacatacaaatattaaaaactacaaACACCGATTTACTTAGTCA aTTTATGGGTGCTGGGGGATGGAATCTCATTCACATGTGGCTCACTGATGGTATCCTTGCAAAAAATTGGGCTCTCATTCAGGAACTTCTGGAACTTTTGCTGTTATGTCCAGTAGACATTGAAAGATTAAAAAGCAACAATTGTCCTAAATTAATAAAGGGTCTATCGAAAGAAGGCAGTCATCAAGGTGTTAGAGTGTTGGCCAGTCGATTAGTCGAACAATGGCTGAAAATAGTGAAAGGAGAAGCTGCACCAAATTCTGTACCAGCGCAGATCATGACTATTCAAGTGCAAGGTACCGGAGGTCTAGGACAAAATTTGGTTTCCCAATCAGcccaacaacaacaacagttTTCCATTCATTGTGGTATTCAACAAGTTACGGATGGtgttgaaaatgaaacagtaCACGTGCAAGATCTGCAATTTACTCCAAACTCTACATCAACTATTGCAGTACCTCATAttcaacagcagcagcagcaaccgCAAGAActgcagcaacaacaacaagtACAACCTTTGCAATTGCAAGTTGTTAGTAAACCACAGCAAATGCAATTACAACAGCAGTTGTCATCACAGCAATCAAAAAAGCCAGCTTTTGTTGTGGTATCTACATCTTCACAATCCCCAGTTCCtgtgtataaaattacaattcgtGAAGGTAAACAAATTCTTACAAAAGTGGAGACAGATGCTGCAAATATTAATAGTGTTTTAAATACGAATAGtacaaatatagaaattaatggAGATGTTGTGAACGATGTATCTCCTGTGAAACATAATGTAGAGGAAGCAGAATCGAAGGAACTCAGTGATTGTGTAGTCAGTGGTCAAGATTGTAAAGCGGACGTTGCACAATCCGAAAAAGTAGACCAAGTTTCCAGTGAAGTGAAACAGACTGTAATAGATTCCACGGACAGTACCGATGTGGatgttgttaaaaataaagaaaataaagactCTAAAGACACTAAAGACAATGTTAGTAGTGAAAGTAGTAAATCtagtaataaagaaaatagggACTCGTctaaaaaagatgaaaaaaaatctaGTAGTTCGGATAAAAAAAGTCATCATAGTTCGTCTTCATCCTCCAAAAGTTCTTCTAAACATACCTCAAGTTCCACTTCGCATCGTTCTAGTTCCACATCTTATAAATCTAGTAGTCACCGCTCTAGTTCTAGTAGTAGTAGTTCAAAAAGCTCTAGTAACAGGGATAAGTCTTCCAAGGACAAGGACAAGCATCACTCATCCAATTCATCCAGTAAACATGGTTCTAGTAAACCAAAATCTgacaaagaaaaggaaaaagaaaagcaaaaaaaGGATCAAGCAGAAAAGGATAAAGCAACGCTAGAAAAAGTACAAGGACAGGCATTGAGTTCAAAGTTAGGAAAAATACCTAAGAAGAAGTTGGAAGAAGAGAAATCAGGAGATGCAGCTGTAAGGAAATCGTCAACAGACTCTAGGGATAGCTCCAAGGAAAATAAGACTGATGGAAAAAAAGTTGTTGCATTGCCAGAGAAGAAGAACATTTCCATTTCTATTGAGAGTAGGAAAAATTCTCAGGATTCAACAATGCGGCCAAAGACTgtgaaaacatttaattctaaattcagGTCAACTGGGTTGGAGGAAGAAGTTAAGCCTCCACCACCTAGATCAGGAAAGAAACCAAATCctataattgataaaaaagtcATACCTCAGAAATTGCCTGCCCTGAAGAGACCATCTCCACTTAGAGAAGCTATTCCATCAACAGATAAACGAGCTAAGTTATCATTGGATACACCAACTACACCTCCAGGTGAAGAGAAGAAAGGAGGCATCAAATTGATACCACCAAAACCCAAAC CAATGGTTCTGCAAGAAAGCGATATGTTCATGGATGCTCTTACTGCGTCGACCAAGAGTAAAGAACCGAGGAAGAGAAAACGGAGGACGTCCATCACGAAAGACGGTCCTACGGAAGCTAAAAAACAAGAAACTGCCAATAGCGATAATCGTGATGTTACACCTCCACCCACCTCACCACTAAGTGCCGATGAAAAATCACCTGTAGTTGTCAAGCCTAACTTTAAG ttttatcAAGATACATTGGAAACGGATGAAGATAAAGAgcagaaagaaaaggagaattCGGACGAGGACGTTAAAAAGGAGAAAGACGAAACCGGAGATGATCATAAAGAAAATAGGGTATTCAAATCAGATATCGATGAAGATACTGGAAGTAACA CACCAACGCCTGATGATGATATGGAAGAAAAAACTTCCGATTCTCCCGAAGACTCGTCCTCTGTATCCGATTCGACGAAAAAGGACGTTAGCTCATATCCAGAAATACGTTACGTTGACGGGCTAAGAAGCGTTTTATTACTTCAAAAACGTAAAGGACCGAAGAAAGTACTGAAATGGAAAACAGATCTGGAATCGGTACGTTACTTCGAGCTAGACGAAACAGAAAGGGTTAACGTAACGAAGACATTCACCGACATGAAACAAATGGAGAAGCAGAATGAGAGAGAAGCATTCCAAATGGCCAGAAAATTAA gTAATGAAGACTTGATGGAAGAGAGGACAAGATGGAAACCTTTAATTCCAATAGATCTCCCTCCAGCGTTAGTAGAATCTGGAAAAGATAGCAGAGAAAAAGATGTCCAATACGCTCGAGAGAAAGGCATTTTGCAAGCGTTGTACTTCAACCGCAGCAT GATTCCAGACTCTGCAGCGGAACCTGATGAGGAACGTCATCATGTATATAGCGATCCTAAAATCATTCCTTTGGATGATCTCACCGGAAATAAAGAAAGTGAGAAAGACTTTACTTCCATGGCGTGGCCAGAACCAAAACCCCAATTACAACCTCAAACACCACCAGTGACTAGCTTCCATTATCCATCGTTTCCTCATAATCAGCAGCCAGTAATGACTCCCATGGGTCCTCAGCCTACAATGGGTCCAATGCCTCAACTCTCTCAGCAAATGATGGGACCTACTCACATGGGTCCGTTAGGCCCGGAAATGGGCGCATCGATACCTGCCGGAGGAGGAGGATGGAGAACTGGAGATGGCAAAGTTGTTGTACCTGACGGAATAGGAATGAATCCAATGGGCAATATGCCAAATGCATTTCCACCAGGAATGGAGGGTGGTCCAATGGTGCCACCTGGAATGATGGGTCCACCACCTATGTATAATCAACAAGAAGGCTATGGTATGATGGGTCCAGAAGATATGggatttaataatatgaatccaaataattttcaaggcCCACCTGGTCCTATGTACGGACCTGGACCTAATTTTCAAGGCCCTAGAGGCGGTGGTCCAATGCATGGTAGAGGCAGAGGTGTCCCTGGACCTGGTTGGTACAGAGGTGGTGGGGGACCACCAGGAAGAGGTGGTTGGAGGGGCGGCGGCGGTGGTTGGAGGGGAAGTGGGAAGCAACCGCCAGTGTGCAGACAGTTTTCTAAAAATGGCTATTGCCGAGTCGGTGATAAGTGTCAGTATCTTCATCCTGGAGTGAACTGTCCaccattttaa
- the LOC128876159 gene encoding ras-related protein Rab-10: MAKKTYDLLFKLLLIGDSGVGKTCILFRFSDDAFSSTFISTIGIDFKIKTVELRGKKIKLQIWDTAGQERFHTITTSYYRGAMGIMLVYDITTEKTFENIVKWLRNIDEHANEDVEKVILGNKCDIEDKRVVSTERGEAIAREHGIRFMETSAKANINIDRAFSELVEAILEKSHGKEPQDAPDRVTVDRRVERSSNRCC, encoded by the exons ATGGCGAAAAAGACGTACGATCTGTTGTTCAAGTTGCTGCTTATCGGTGACTCCGGGGTCGGCAAGACTTGTATACTGTTTAGATTTTCGGACGATGCCTTTTCATCAACGTTTATTTCCACCATAG GTATCGATTTTAAAATCAAGACAGTGGAATTAAGAGGAAAGAAAATCAAGTTACAGATATG GGATACTGCTGGTCAAGAAAGATTTCATACCATTACCACTTCGTACTACAGAGGTGCGATGGGTATTATGCTTGTTTACGACATCACTACTGAGAagacatttgaaaatattgtcaaaTGGTTGAGAAATATCGATGAA CATGCAAATGAAGATGTGGAAAAGGTGATATTGGGAAACAAATGTGACATAGAAGATAAACGTGTTGTTAGTACAGAAAGAGGAGAAGCG ATAGCAAGAGAGCATGGAATCAGATTTATGGAAACATCTGCGAAAGCAAATATCAACATTGATCGCGCATTTAGTGAATTAGTTGAAGCAATATTGGAGAAATCACATGGGAAAGAACCTCAAGATGCTCCTGATAGAGTAACAGTTGATAGAAGGGTGGAAAGAAGTTCTAATCGGTGCtgctaa
- the LOC128876152 gene encoding ras guanine nucleotide exchange factor P isoform X2, with the protein MPRIDPLSLLKCLSVLLGPSGGIKSKEEVHRLANLMTKFSKKLVSKCIYIQILKTTNTDLLSQFMGAGGWNLIHMWLTDGILAKNWALIQELLELLLLCPVDIERLKSNNCPKLIKGLSKEGSHQGVRVLASRLVEQWLKIVKGEAAPNSVPAQIMTIQVQGTGGLGQNLVSQSAQQQQQFSIHCGIQQVTDGVENETVHVQDLQFTPNSTSTIAVPHIQQQQQQPQELQQQQQVQPLQLQVVSKPQQMQLQQQLSSQQSKKPAFVVVSTSSQSPVPVYKITIREGKQILTKVETDAANINSVLNTNSTNIEINGDVVNDVSPVKHNVEEAESKELSDCVVSGQDCKADVAQSEKVDQVSSEVKQTVIDSTDSTDVDVVKNKENKDSKDTKDNVSSESSKSSNKENRDSSKKDEKKSSSSDKKSHHSSSSSSKSSSKHTSSSTSHRSSSTSYKSSSHRSSSSSSSSKSSSNRDKSSKDKDKHHSSNSSSKHGSSKPKSDKEKEKEKQKKDQAEKDKATLEKVQGQALSSKLGKIPKKKLEEEKSGDAAVRKSSTDSRDSSKENKTDGKKVVALPEKKNISISIESRKNSQDSTMRPKTVKTFNSKFRSTGLEEEVKPPPPRSGKKPNPIIDKKVIPQKLPALKRPSPLREAIPSTDKRAKLSLDTPTTPPGEEKKGGIKLIPPKPKPMVLQESDMFMDALTASTKSKEPRKRKRRTSITKDGPTEAKKQETANSDNRDVTPPPTSPLSADEKSPVVVKPNFKFYQDTLETDEDKEQKEKENSDEDVKKEKDETGDDHKENRVFKSDIDEDTGSNTPTPDDDMEEKTSDSPEDSSSVSDSTKKDVSSYPEIRYVDGLRSVLLLQKRKGPKKVLKWKTDLESVRYFELDETERVNVTKTFTDMKQMEKQNEREAFQMARKLSNEDLMEERTRWKPLIPIDLPPALVESGKDSREKDVQYAREKGILQALYFNRSMIPDSAAEPDEERHHVYSDPKIIPLDDLTGNKESEKDFTSMAWPEPKPQLQPQTPPVTSFHYPSFPHNQQPVMTPMGPQPTMGPMPQLSQQMMGPTHMGPLGPEMGASIPAGGGGWRTGDGKVVVPDGIGMNPMGNMPNAFPPGMEGGPMVPPGMMGPPPMYNQQEGYGMMGPEDMGFNNMNPNNFQGPPGPMYGPGPNFQGPRGGGPMHGRGRGVPGPGWYRGGGGPPGRGGWRGGGGGWRGSGKQPPVCRQFSKNGYCRVGDKCQYLHPGVNCPPF; encoded by the exons ATG CCACGCATAGATCCATTATCATTATTGAAGTGTCTTAGTGTTTTGTTGGGGCCAAGTGGAGGTATTAAGAGTAAAGAAGAAGTTCATCGGTTAGCTAATTTAATGACAAAGTTCTCGAAGAAACTTGTATCAAAATGCatttacatacaaatattaaaaactacaaACACCGATTTACTTAGTCA aTTTATGGGTGCTGGGGGATGGAATCTCATTCACATGTGGCTCACTGATGGTATCCTTGCAAAAAATTGGGCTCTCATTCAGGAACTTCTGGAACTTTTGCTGTTATGTCCAGTAGACATTGAAAGATTAAAAAGCAACAATTGTCCTAAATTAATAAAGGGTCTATCGAAAGAAGGCAGTCATCAAGGTGTTAGAGTGTTGGCCAGTCGATTAGTCGAACAATGGCTGAAAATAGTGAAAGGAGAAGCTGCACCAAATTCTGTACCAGCGCAGATCATGACTATTCAAGTGCAAGGTACCGGAGGTCTAGGACAAAATTTGGTTTCCCAATCAGcccaacaacaacaacagttTTCCATTCATTGTGGTATTCAACAAGTTACGGATGGtgttgaaaatgaaacagtaCACGTGCAAGATCTGCAATTTACTCCAAACTCTACATCAACTATTGCAGTACCTCATAttcaacagcagcagcagcaaccgCAAGAActgcagcaacaacaacaagtACAACCTTTGCAATTGCAAGTTGTTAGTAAACCACAGCAAATGCAATTACAACAGCAGTTGTCATCACAGCAATCAAAAAAGCCAGCTTTTGTTGTGGTATCTACATCTTCACAATCCCCAGTTCCtgtgtataaaattacaattcgtGAAGGTAAACAAATTCTTACAAAAGTGGAGACAGATGCTGCAAATATTAATAGTGTTTTAAATACGAATAGtacaaatatagaaattaatggAGATGTTGTGAACGATGTATCTCCTGTGAAACATAATGTAGAGGAAGCAGAATCGAAGGAACTCAGTGATTGTGTAGTCAGTGGTCAAGATTGTAAAGCGGACGTTGCACAATCCGAAAAAGTAGACCAAGTTTCCAGTGAAGTGAAACAGACTGTAATAGATTCCACGGACAGTACCGATGTGGatgttgttaaaaataaagaaaataaagactCTAAAGACACTAAAGACAATGTTAGTAGTGAAAGTAGTAAATCtagtaataaagaaaatagggACTCGTctaaaaaagatgaaaaaaaatctaGTAGTTCGGATAAAAAAAGTCATCATAGTTCGTCTTCATCCTCCAAAAGTTCTTCTAAACATACCTCAAGTTCCACTTCGCATCGTTCTAGTTCCACATCTTATAAATCTAGTAGTCACCGCTCTAGTTCTAGTAGTAGTAGTTCAAAAAGCTCTAGTAACAGGGATAAGTCTTCCAAGGACAAGGACAAGCATCACTCATCCAATTCATCCAGTAAACATGGTTCTAGTAAACCAAAATCTgacaaagaaaaggaaaaagaaaagcaaaaaaaGGATCAAGCAGAAAAGGATAAAGCAACGCTAGAAAAAGTACAAGGACAGGCATTGAGTTCAAAGTTAGGAAAAATACCTAAGAAGAAGTTGGAAGAAGAGAAATCAGGAGATGCAGCTGTAAGGAAATCGTCAACAGACTCTAGGGATAGCTCCAAGGAAAATAAGACTGATGGAAAAAAAGTTGTTGCATTGCCAGAGAAGAAGAACATTTCCATTTCTATTGAGAGTAGGAAAAATTCTCAGGATTCAACAATGCGGCCAAAGACTgtgaaaacatttaattctaaattcagGTCAACTGGGTTGGAGGAAGAAGTTAAGCCTCCACCACCTAGATCAGGAAAGAAACCAAATCctataattgataaaaaagtcATACCTCAGAAATTGCCTGCCCTGAAGAGACCATCTCCACTTAGAGAAGCTATTCCATCAACAGATAAACGAGCTAAGTTATCATTGGATACACCAACTACACCTCCAGGTGAAGAGAAGAAAGGAGGCATCAAATTGATACCACCAAAACCCAAAC CAATGGTTCTGCAAGAAAGCGATATGTTCATGGATGCTCTTACTGCGTCGACCAAGAGTAAAGAACCGAGGAAGAGAAAACGGAGGACGTCCATCACGAAAGACGGTCCTACGGAAGCTAAAAAACAAGAAACTGCCAATAGCGATAATCGTGATGTTACACCTCCACCCACCTCACCACTAAGTGCCGATGAAAAATCACCTGTAGTTGTCAAGCCTAACTTTAAG ttttatcAAGATACATTGGAAACGGATGAAGATAAAGAgcagaaagaaaaggagaattCGGACGAGGACGTTAAAAAGGAGAAAGACGAAACCGGAGATGATCATAAAGAAAATAGGGTATTCAAATCAGATATCGATGAAGATACTGGAAGTAACA CACCAACGCCTGATGATGATATGGAAGAAAAAACTTCCGATTCTCCCGAAGACTCGTCCTCTGTATCCGATTCGACGAAAAAGGACGTTAGCTCATATCCAGAAATACGTTACGTTGACGGGCTAAGAAGCGTTTTATTACTTCAAAAACGTAAAGGACCGAAGAAAGTACTGAAATGGAAAACAGATCTGGAATCGGTACGTTACTTCGAGCTAGACGAAACAGAAAGGGTTAACGTAACGAAGACATTCACCGACATGAAACAAATGGAGAAGCAGAATGAGAGAGAAGCATTCCAAATGGCCAGAAAATTAA gTAATGAAGACTTGATGGAAGAGAGGACAAGATGGAAACCTTTAATTCCAATAGATCTCCCTCCAGCGTTAGTAGAATCTGGAAAAGATAGCAGAGAAAAAGATGTCCAATACGCTCGAGAGAAAGGCATTTTGCAAGCGTTGTACTTCAACCGCAGCAT GATTCCAGACTCTGCAGCGGAACCTGATGAGGAACGTCATCATGTATATAGCGATCCTAAAATCATTCCTTTGGATGATCTCACCGGAAATAAAGAAAGTGAGAAAGACTTTACTTCCATGGCGTGGCCAGAACCAAAACCCCAATTACAACCTCAAACACCACCAGTGACTAGCTTCCATTATCCATCGTTTCCTCATAATCAGCAGCCAGTAATGACTCCCATGGGTCCTCAGCCTACAATGGGTCCAATGCCTCAACTCTCTCAGCAAATGATGGGACCTACTCACATGGGTCCGTTAGGCCCGGAAATGGGCGCATCGATACCTGCCGGAGGAGGAGGATGGAGAACTGGAGATGGCAAAGTTGTTGTACCTGACGGAATAGGAATGAATCCAATGGGCAATATGCCAAATGCATTTCCACCAGGAATGGAGGGTGGTCCAATGGTGCCACCTGGAATGATGGGTCCACCACCTATGTATAATCAACAAGAAGGCTATGGTATGATGGGTCCAGAAGATATGggatttaataatatgaatccaaataattttcaaggcCCACCTGGTCCTATGTACGGACCTGGACCTAATTTTCAAGGCCCTAGAGGCGGTGGTCCAATGCATGGTAGAGGCAGAGGTGTCCCTGGACCTGGTTGGTACAGAGGTGGTGGGGGACCACCAGGAAGAGGTGGTTGGAGGGGCGGCGGCGGTGGTTGGAGGGGAAGTGGGAAGCAACCGCCAGTGTGCAGACAGTTTTCTAAAAATGGCTATTGCCGAGTCGGTGATAAGTGTCAGTATCTTCATCCTGGAGTGAACTGTCCaccattttaa